A window of the Odocoileus virginianus isolate 20LAN1187 ecotype Illinois chromosome 20, Ovbor_1.2, whole genome shotgun sequence genome harbors these coding sequences:
- the GNG8 gene encoding guanine nucleotide-binding protein G(I)/G(S)/G(O) subunit gamma-8, whose translation MSNNMAKIAEARKTVEQLKLEVNIDRMKVSQAAAELLAFCETHAKDDPLVTPVPAAENPFRDKRLFCVLL comes from the exons ATGTCCAACAACATGGCCAAGATCGCGGAGGCCCGGAAGACCGTGGAGCAGCTGAAGCTGGAGGTGAACATCGACCGCATGAAG GTGTCGCAGGCAGCGGCTGAGCTCCTGGCCTTCTGCGAGACTCACGCGAAAGATGACCCGCTGGTGACCCCGGTACCTGCCGCAGAGAACCCCTTCCGAGACAAGCGCCTCTTCTGCGTCCTGCTCTGA